In bacterium, the following proteins share a genomic window:
- a CDS encoding DUF1015 domain-containing protein, whose product MITIRPLRGLRPPKNLVAQVAAPPYDVISTDEARIMAQGNPLSFLHVNKPEIDLPEDIPLYSDQVYEKGRENLQRFIAQGILKHDAQEAIYIYRLTWRGHAQTGYLCLSSVDDYLQGRIKKHELTRADKEADRTKLTDVQNAQVGPVFLFYPSTPMLDDFLQQTAETAAEVDFTSADGVRNQLWVIAEPEHIGRIQTLFSALPATYVADGHHRSASACNVCQLRRKLHPTYTGQEPFNFFLSVIFPHHQLRILPYNRVVRDLNGLDEKEFLAAVGRIFSLSPLTGGFSAGPPHRFGMYLAGRWYALTAQPGSFQEQDPLDSLDVNILMKQLLAPVLNIGDPRTDKRIDFIGGIRGDEELVRLVDSGRYAAAFSLPPTTMEQLMHVADAGLIMPPKSTWFEPKLKSGLVVHTLD is encoded by the coding sequence ATGATCACGATCAGGCCGCTGAGGGGATTACGGCCGCCCAAAAATTTGGTTGCCCAGGTGGCAGCCCCTCCCTACGATGTGATCTCCACCGATGAAGCCAGAATCATGGCTCAGGGAAACCCGCTTTCTTTTCTCCACGTCAACAAACCGGAAATCGATCTGCCAGAAGACATCCCCTTGTACTCAGACCAAGTTTATGAAAAAGGCCGGGAAAATCTCCAGCGCTTTATCGCTCAGGGCATCTTGAAGCATGATGCCCAAGAGGCCATCTATATCTACCGACTGACCTGGCGCGGCCACGCGCAGACCGGCTACCTGTGTCTGTCGTCGGTGGATGATTATCTGCAGGGACGGATTAAAAAACACGAATTGACCAGGGCGGACAAAGAGGCGGACCGCACCAAGCTCACCGACGTTCAGAACGCTCAGGTCGGTCCGGTGTTTCTGTTCTATCCCTCCACCCCGATGCTGGATGATTTTCTTCAGCAGACTGCTGAGACCGCTGCTGAGGTCGACTTTACGTCTGCCGACGGGGTTCGCAACCAGCTGTGGGTGATTGCCGAACCTGAGCACATCGGCCGCATTCAAACGCTTTTCAGCGCGTTGCCGGCCACCTATGTAGCGGACGGTCATCATCGCTCAGCGTCCGCCTGCAACGTCTGCCAGCTGCGGCGTAAATTGCATCCCACCTACACCGGCCAGGAGCCGTTCAATTTCTTCTTATCCGTGATCTTTCCCCATCATCAGTTGCGGATATTGCCCTACAACCGGGTGGTCAGGGATTTGAACGGATTAGATGAAAAAGAGTTCCTCGCGGCTGTAGGCCGGATATTTTCTCTTTCACCGCTGACCGGCGGCTTCAGCGCCGGCCCACCGCACCGTTTCGGCATGTATCTGGCCGGACGCTGGTATGCGCTCACCGCTCAGCCGGGCTCGTTCCAGGAGCAGGACCCGCTCGACAGCCTGGATGTGAACATCCTGATGAAGCAGCTGCTGGCGCCGGTTCTGAACATCGGCGATCCGCGCACGGACAAACGAATCGATTTTATCGGTGGCATTCGTGGAGATGAAGAGCTGGTGCGGCTGGTGGATTCAGGGCGCTATGCGGCGGCGTTTTCGCTCCCCCCCACCACGATGGAACAACTGATGCACGTTGCGGATGCCGGGCTCATCATGCCGCCCAAGTCCACCTGGTTCGAGCCTAAATTAAAAAGCGGCCTGGTGGTGCATACCCTGGACTGA
- a CDS encoding metallophosphoesterase has protein sequence MKQTAFLLFFTIVLIIYSLVNFYIVRRGWLAFSGLGRLRTVFLVGMLLLAIAYPLSRFLEHSALRSLSVPLVHVGAYYLAAMVFLFFLLLSADVLRGLARLLHLLPQGWREWGGPAGLRVYAVILVAALVMTLAGAWNARHLQVRRLNLALAKKQSRHERVRVVMASDIHIGALLPPQRFHEIAQLINRQDPDVVLIVGDLFDEDVTRLDREELIGSLQALRSRYGAYAVLGNHDYFADVRASIALMEKGGLRVLRDEGVRVNDAFYLLGRDDRQGVHMKGSRAALTQLKAALPDDALPVILMDHQPFGLEEAEAAGIALQLSGHTHHGQIWPFQWITRRIYEISWGYGRRGETHFYVSSGAGTWGPPVRLGNRPEIVVLDLTFR, from the coding sequence ATGAAACAGACGGCTTTTTTGCTGTTTTTTACCATTGTTTTAATCATTTACAGTCTGGTTAATTTCTACATCGTGCGGCGCGGATGGCTGGCTTTCAGCGGCCTTGGCAGGCTGCGGACGGTTTTCCTTGTTGGGATGCTGTTGTTGGCCATCGCCTACCCTCTGAGCCGATTCCTCGAGCACTCAGCGCTGCGCAGCCTGAGCGTTCCGCTGGTGCATGTCGGCGCGTATTACCTGGCGGCCATGGTGTTTCTGTTTTTCCTTCTGCTCAGCGCCGACGTCCTGCGCGGGCTGGCACGGCTGCTGCATCTGCTGCCCCAGGGCTGGAGAGAGTGGGGTGGACCGGCCGGCCTACGGGTTTACGCTGTGATCCTGGTTGCGGCGCTGGTCATGACCTTGGCCGGCGCCTGGAACGCCCGGCATCTACAGGTGCGACGGCTGAATCTGGCGTTGGCGAAAAAACAAAGCCGGCATGAGCGTGTGCGCGTGGTGATGGCTTCGGATATTCATATCGGCGCCCTGTTGCCGCCGCAACGGTTTCACGAGATCGCTCAGCTGATCAACCGACAGGATCCCGACGTGGTGCTGATCGTCGGCGATCTGTTCGATGAGGACGTCACCCGGTTGGACCGTGAGGAGTTGATCGGCTCCTTGCAGGCGTTGCGCAGCCGTTACGGCGCCTATGCGGTGCTCGGCAATCATGATTATTTCGCCGATGTGCGCGCTTCCATCGCGCTCATGGAAAAGGGCGGACTGAGGGTGCTGCGCGATGAGGGCGTGCGCGTGAACGATGCCTTTTATCTGCTGGGCCGGGATGACCGGCAAGGCGTCCATATGAAAGGAAGCCGCGCCGCTCTGACGCAACTCAAAGCAGCGCTGCCGGACGATGCGCTGCCCGTCATCCTCATGGATCATCAGCCCTTTGGGTTGGAGGAGGCCGAGGCCGCAGGCATCGCTCTGCAGCTCTCCGGCCATACCCATCACGGTCAGATTTGGCCCTTTCAATGGATAACCCGGCGGATCTATGAGATCAGCTGGGGATACGGACGAAGAGGGGAGACCCACTTTTATGTTTCGTCCGGAGCCGGCACCTGGGGTCCGCCGGTGCGGCTGGGCAATCGCCCGGAGATTGTGGTCCTGGACCTTACCTTTCGGTGA
- the serC gene encoding 3-phosphoserine/phosphohydroxythreonine transaminase → MARVYNFNPGPAALPLPALQKCQAELLEYPGAGLSIMEMSHRSKEFEQVLADTQALFKKLMGLSDAYKILFLGGGASLQFTMIPMNFIPVGGSADYIVTGEWARRACKEANLVAKGRVAASSEDKQFSYLPAADALDLDPAAAYVHLTSNNTIFGTQWSAFPDVHGKPLVADMSSDILCRRTDFNRFSLIYAGAQKNLGPAGVTVIFLRDDFADTANKNLPTLLAYETHRKNNSLYNTPPVFAIYMIKLMLEWMESVGGLAAVEKTNQQKAELLYKTIDESGGFYRGTVRSDCRSWMNAPLRLSSEELETEFLSAAKKEGLVGLKGHRSVGGIRVSMYNAVSLEAIRVLTDFMKEFQKNH, encoded by the coding sequence ATGGCAAGAGTGTATAATTTCAATCCAGGACCCGCCGCTTTGCCGTTGCCGGCGCTGCAGAAATGCCAGGCCGAGCTGCTGGAGTACCCGGGCGCCGGCCTGTCGATCATGGAGATGAGCCACCGGTCCAAAGAGTTCGAACAGGTGCTGGCCGACACCCAAGCCCTGTTCAAGAAATTGATGGGTCTGTCGGATGCGTACAAGATTCTCTTCCTCGGCGGCGGCGCCAGTCTGCAATTCACCATGATTCCGATGAACTTTATTCCGGTCGGTGGATCGGCAGATTACATCGTCACCGGCGAATGGGCCAGGCGGGCGTGCAAAGAGGCCAACCTGGTCGCCAAAGGCCGCGTGGCCGCCAGCTCGGAGGACAAACAATTCTCCTATCTACCGGCCGCGGATGCGCTGGACCTGGACCCTGCCGCCGCCTATGTGCACCTGACCTCCAACAACACCATCTTCGGCACCCAATGGTCGGCGTTCCCGGACGTGCACGGCAAACCGCTGGTGGCGGACATGTCCTCGGACATCCTCTGCCGCCGAACCGATTTCAACCGCTTCTCCCTGATCTATGCCGGGGCGCAGAAAAATCTCGGCCCTGCCGGCGTGACCGTCATTTTTCTCCGCGACGATTTCGCCGACACGGCGAACAAGAACCTGCCGACCCTGCTGGCGTATGAAACCCACCGTAAAAACAACTCGCTGTATAACACGCCGCCGGTCTTTGCCATCTATATGATCAAACTCATGCTGGAATGGATGGAGAGCGTGGGCGGTCTGGCCGCGGTCGAAAAGACCAATCAGCAGAAAGCGGAACTGCTCTATAAAACCATCGACGAGAGCGGCGGCTTTTATCGCGGAACGGTTCGTTCCGATTGCCGCTCATGGATGAACGCCCCCCTGCGCCTTTCCTCCGAAGAGCTGGAAACGGAATTTCTCAGCGCAGCGAAAAAAGAGGGACTGGTCGGTTTGAAAGGCCATCGTTCGGTGGGAGGCATCCGGGTGTCGATGTACAACGCGGTCTCGCTGGAGGCGATCCGAGTTTTGACCGACTTTATGAAAGAATTCCAAAAGAACCATTAA
- a CDS encoding MBL fold metallo-hydrolase — HLITTHFHSDHFGALLPVVQKIPVKHFYDKGEPGPEQEQRSEWFRTLYPLYQQATEGRARTLRPGDVIPLQDQQIELRVVAAEKRVLGFSGDIDAAAPGFKPAPPDHSDNGRSIALLLTWGDFRCFLGGDITYNVEHHLVSPVNQLGQVDLYQVTHHGLDMSNHPELIRAIRPVVAVVMNGPQKGPGPRTFAALQSQASLQALYQLHFNTQYGEQGNAPRAAIANPTGQESGNYVRVTVDAGAKVMAVQIGARGASVRHPFN; from the coding sequence ATCATTTGATCACCACCCACTTTCATTCTGATCATTTCGGCGCCTTGTTGCCGGTGGTGCAAAAGATTCCGGTGAAACATTTTTACGACAAGGGCGAGCCCGGGCCGGAGCAGGAGCAACGCAGCGAATGGTTCCGCACCCTATATCCACTGTATCAGCAGGCCACTGAGGGGCGGGCCCGCACCCTGCGGCCAGGCGATGTAATCCCTTTGCAGGATCAGCAGATCGAGCTGCGAGTGGTGGCCGCCGAAAAGCGGGTGCTGGGTTTTTCCGGCGATATCGATGCGGCAGCGCCGGGATTTAAACCTGCGCCGCCGGATCATTCGGACAACGGCCGCAGCATCGCCCTGCTGCTCACCTGGGGTGATTTTCGCTGTTTTCTCGGCGGAGATATTACTTATAACGTAGAGCATCATCTGGTGTCGCCGGTCAACCAGCTGGGCCAGGTGGACTTGTACCAGGTCACTCATCACGGCCTGGACATGAGTAATCATCCCGAACTGATTCGCGCCATCCGGCCGGTGGTGGCGGTTGTCATGAATGGTCCGCAGAAAGGCCCTGGACCGCGGACCTTTGCGGCCTTGCAGTCGCAGGCTTCGTTGCAGGCCCTATATCAGCTTCACTTCAACACGCAGTACGGTGAACAAGGCAACGCACCGAGGGCTGCGATCGCCAATCCCACAGGCCAAGAGTCGGGCAATTATGTCCGGGTTACTGTGGATGCGGGAGCAAAAGTGATGGCGGTGCAAATCGGAGCCCGCGGGGCGTCCGTGCGGCATCCGTTTAACTGA
- a CDS encoding hydroxyacid dehydrogenase, giving the protein MKILLAESFDASLAEKLRAYGEVSQNLADAATAEVVIVRSKVKVDKAFIDAAPHLKLAIRGGVGMDNIDKAYAESKNILVRNTPKASSIAVAELAFALMIALPNHLTAAHNSMVQGKWLKKELERTELYGKTLGVIGCGRIGQQLAKRAQAFGMLVHGFDPGVTESPYMQMEKDLQTMLGKCDYLSLHLPLNDDTRGLFNAALIAKMKSGVYIINTGRGKTIVEEDMVQALQSGQVAGYATDVYYSDPPTGSPLLSAPNVLLTPHLGAASKENMQRIGYDILELLDNYQSGRL; this is encoded by the coding sequence ATGAAAATTTTGTTGGCTGAAAGCTTTGACGCCTCGCTGGCGGAAAAACTCCGTGCCTATGGCGAAGTGAGCCAGAACCTCGCTGATGCGGCGACGGCCGAAGTGGTGATCGTGCGCAGCAAGGTTAAAGTGGATAAAGCGTTCATCGATGCGGCACCCCATCTCAAGCTGGCGATCCGTGGCGGCGTGGGCATGGACAATATCGACAAGGCCTATGCGGAATCGAAGAACATTCTGGTGCGCAATACGCCCAAGGCCTCCAGCATCGCGGTGGCGGAGTTGGCCTTTGCCCTGATGATCGCTCTGCCCAACCACCTGACCGCGGCGCACAACTCCATGGTGCAGGGCAAATGGTTGAAAAAAGAGCTGGAACGCACCGAGCTTTACGGCAAAACATTGGGCGTGATCGGCTGCGGCCGCATCGGTCAGCAACTGGCCAAACGGGCGCAGGCCTTCGGCATGCTGGTGCACGGCTTTGATCCCGGCGTGACCGAATCCCCCTACATGCAGATGGAAAAAGACCTGCAGACCATGCTGGGCAAGTGCGATTACCTCTCCCTGCATCTGCCGCTGAACGACGACACCCGCGGGTTATTCAACGCCGCGCTGATCGCCAAAATGAAATCCGGCGTTTACATCATCAACACCGGCCGCGGCAAGACCATTGTGGAAGAGGACATGGTGCAAGCGTTGCAGAGCGGGCAAGTGGCCGGCTATGCCACGGACGTTTATTACAGCGATCCGCCCACCGGCTCGCCGCTGCTCAGCGCGCCCAATGTCCTGTTGACGCCGCATCTGGGCGCAGCCAGCAAAGAGAACATGCAGCGCATCGGCTACGACATTCTTGAGTTGCTCGATAATTATCAATCAGGTCGACTTTAG
- a CDS encoding M48 family metallopeptidase: MNIFFIIILAALLAEFLLNLTADRLNLKTLGAPLPEEFVGVFDDEAYAKMQAYLRVNTLFDRVKSCFDLVVLLSFWVLGGFNALDQWIRSWGWSPVVNGLAFIGLLSLAAGLLSLPFAVVDTFVIEARFGFNRTTVRTFILDLLKSTLLGVGLGAPLLAGLLAFFQYAGDTAWVYAWLVSAAYLLLMHFVAPIWIMPLFNKFTPLPEGALKDSILRYASQVGFALQNILVMDGSKRSSKSNAFFTGFGRNKRIALYDTLIEKHTVPELTAVLAHEIGHYRKKHILIGTVMSIAHLGVMFFFLSFFIREPALHEAFYMQSVSVYAGMFFFTLLYSPVELILSPLLNLLSRRHEVQADDFAVATSGLGQDLISALKKLSRDDLSHLTPHPFYVFLHYSHPPVLARIRRINAIMQS, from the coding sequence ATGAATATTTTTTTCATCATTATCCTTGCCGCCCTATTGGCCGAGTTCCTGCTGAACTTGACCGCCGACCGGCTGAACCTTAAAACGCTCGGCGCCCCTCTGCCCGAGGAGTTCGTCGGCGTTTTTGATGACGAGGCCTATGCCAAAATGCAGGCCTATCTGCGCGTGAATACGCTGTTCGACCGGGTCAAGTCCTGTTTCGATCTGGTGGTGCTTTTGTCCTTCTGGGTTCTGGGCGGATTCAATGCGTTGGATCAGTGGATTCGCAGTTGGGGATGGTCGCCGGTGGTGAACGGGTTGGCGTTCATCGGTCTGCTCTCTCTGGCCGCCGGCCTGCTCTCCCTTCCGTTCGCTGTGGTCGATACGTTTGTGATCGAAGCCCGCTTCGGTTTTAACCGCACCACGGTCAGAACGTTCATCCTGGACCTGTTAAAAAGCACACTGCTCGGCGTGGGATTGGGCGCCCCGCTGCTGGCCGGATTGCTGGCCTTTTTTCAGTATGCCGGCGACACTGCTTGGGTGTACGCCTGGCTGGTCAGCGCGGCCTATCTTTTACTGATGCATTTTGTCGCTCCGATCTGGATCATGCCGCTGTTCAACAAGTTCACCCCGTTGCCGGAAGGGGCGTTGAAGGATTCCATTTTGCGCTACGCCTCCCAGGTGGGATTCGCATTGCAGAATATCTTGGTCATGGACGGGTCCAAACGGTCGAGCAAGTCCAACGCGTTTTTCACCGGGTTCGGCAGGAACAAGCGGATCGCGCTTTACGACACCCTGATTGAAAAGCACACAGTCCCCGAGTTGACGGCGGTGTTGGCGCATGAGATCGGTCATTATCGGAAAAAGCACATCCTCATCGGCACGGTGATGAGCATCGCGCATCTGGGGGTGATGTTTTTTTTTCTGTCGTTTTTCATCAGAGAGCCCGCCCTGCACGAGGCTTTTTACATGCAGTCCGTCTCTGTGTATGCCGGCATGTTTTTTTTCACCCTGTTGTACTCGCCCGTCGAATTGATCCTGTCGCCGCTGCTCAACCTGCTCTCGCGCCGGCACGAGGTTCAGGCCGATGATTTTGCCGTCGCCACCTCCGGCCTGGGCCAGGATCTGATCTCAGCGTTGAAAAAATTATCGCGGGATGATCTGTCTCATCTCACCCCGCATCCGTTTTATGTTTTTCTGCACTATTCTCATCCGCCGGTTTTGGCCCGGATCAGGAGAATAAACGCTATCATGCAATCGTAG